From Streptomyces sp. 6-11-2, one genomic window encodes:
- a CDS encoding PPOX class F420-dependent oxidoreductase, with product MDDTLVERLGAGKYLLVTSYRRNGTPVATPVWVVRDGDALGVWTTADSWKVKRIRNRADVLVGPCDLRGHPTGEQVEARAEICDADTTARYRGLIARKYGVIGRLTLLGSRLRRGLGGTVGIRVTL from the coding sequence ATGGACGACACCCTGGTGGAGCGGCTCGGAGCGGGGAAGTACCTGCTCGTCACCAGCTATCGCAGGAACGGCACCCCGGTCGCCACCCCGGTCTGGGTGGTGCGCGACGGCGACGCGCTCGGTGTGTGGACGACCGCCGACTCCTGGAAGGTCAAGCGGATCCGCAACCGCGCCGACGTCCTCGTCGGCCCCTGCGACCTGCGCGGGCATCCGACCGGGGAACAGGTGGAGGCGCGGGCGGAGATCTGCGACGCGGACACCACCGCCCGCTACCGGGGGCTGATCGCCCGCAAGTACGGCGTGATCGGCCGCCTCACCCTCCTGGGCAGCAGACTGCGCCGCGGTCTGGGAGGAACCGTCGGAATCCGCGTGACCCTCTGA
- a CDS encoding DUF3800 domain-containing protein, translating into MMWDGVREVACDESGSDGENLTDGNTDVFAHASVLLPAESAAGCVQEIRNRIRSPAEEYKAGHLLREKHRAVLEWVLSPAGPLYGHARVDLTDKAFFVVDRALDLLLGDAAGADALYGTGREAFGADGWRRFLRAANRLLRARSDAEPVDPVDAFFAHVEELRRVEVPEPAAAVLERLAGSRERAEAYRARVTAGPPLIPALNPLLPAILRTAALWSAPRTAVRLVHDRQNMLTPDRVDWLLRTARQRGVALDGVELVHSRLDLRVQLADFLAGVARKLASDELNGCGDPVLTALLRPYVGSSSVWGDAPSWARLGPLPDGRGRGTRAGSGARLPC; encoded by the coding sequence ATGATGTGGGACGGGGTACGGGAGGTCGCCTGCGACGAGTCGGGGTCCGACGGTGAGAACCTCACCGACGGCAACACCGACGTCTTCGCGCACGCCAGCGTGCTGCTGCCGGCGGAGTCCGCGGCCGGGTGCGTGCAGGAGATACGGAACCGGATCCGCTCGCCCGCGGAGGAGTACAAGGCCGGCCATCTGCTGCGGGAGAAGCACCGGGCGGTACTGGAGTGGGTGCTCTCCCCTGCCGGGCCGCTGTACGGGCACGCCCGGGTGGACCTCACCGATAAGGCGTTCTTCGTGGTGGACCGCGCCCTGGACCTGCTGCTCGGGGACGCGGCCGGGGCGGACGCCCTGTACGGCACGGGGCGGGAGGCCTTCGGCGCGGACGGATGGCGGCGGTTCCTGCGGGCGGCCAACCGGCTGCTGCGGGCCAGGAGCGACGCGGAGCCCGTGGACCCGGTGGACGCCTTCTTCGCCCATGTCGAGGAACTGCGGCGTGTGGAGGTTCCCGAACCGGCCGCGGCGGTTCTGGAGCGGCTGGCCGGCAGCCGGGAGCGCGCCGAGGCCTACCGGGCCCGGGTCACCGCCGGCCCGCCCCTGATCCCCGCGCTCAACCCGCTGCTGCCCGCGATCCTGCGGACGGCCGCGCTGTGGAGCGCGCCGCGAACCGCCGTGCGGCTCGTGCACGACCGGCAGAACATGCTCACTCCCGACCGCGTCGACTGGCTCCTGCGGACGGCCCGGCAGCGGGGTGTGGCCCTGGACGGTGTGGAACTCGTCCACTCGCGGCTGGACCTGCGGGTGCAGCTCGCCGACTTCCTCGCCGGCGTCGCCCGCAAGCTGGCCTCCGACGAGCTGAACGGCTGCGGCGACCCGGTGCTCACCGCGCTGCTGCGCCCCTACGTCGGTTCCTCCTCCGTCTGGGGAGACGCCCCGAGCTGGGCCCGCCTCGGCCCGCTCCCGGACGGCCGCGGCCGGGGGACGCGGGCCGGCTCGGGGGCGCGGCTCCCCTGTTGA
- a CDS encoding S1 family peptidase produces the protein MGHARRRVVRRVTRLTAVAGLLLGGAMVAQAAMASEPPGASAARGTAGPAGTSGTSGADLVARLGTSRTAGSWTGSDGRPVVAVTDERTAAEVRRAGAEAKIVRHSMNELKAATAALRAAPRVAGTAWTMDYRANRVTVEGDSTVSASDWARMTEVAGRIGGLVRMERTEGAFTTRLNGAQPILSTDGRCSAGFNVTDGRTDFILTAGHCGPTGSLWFADGQGDRQLGRTVAGSFPGGDFSLVRYDSGSAGQGADVVAIGGGNGVRITGAGDPAVGQRVFRSGSTSGLRDGEVTGLDSTVNYPEGTVTGLIRTTVCAEPGDSGGPLFSEGIALGVTSGGSGDCTRGGTTFFQPVTKALSALDVRLIVSDARQDTGQSAEPSAPATHSAIAPGTASPGSSAPVAGGADGTTPLSRLSDPENVGPGLLIMGGSLIALVATRWIRAERDRKAYQRYYSATWS, from the coding sequence ATGGGGCACGCACGACGACGGGTCGTCCGGCGGGTGACACGGCTGACGGCCGTCGCGGGACTCCTTCTGGGGGGCGCGATGGTCGCGCAGGCGGCGATGGCGAGCGAGCCTCCCGGCGCCTCCGCCGCGCGTGGTACCGCGGGGCCGGCCGGCACGTCCGGCACGTCCGGCGCCGACCTGGTGGCCCGGCTCGGCACCTCGCGCACGGCGGGCAGCTGGACCGGCTCCGACGGGCGCCCGGTGGTCGCCGTGACCGACGAGCGGACGGCGGCGGAGGTGCGGCGGGCGGGCGCCGAGGCGAAGATCGTGCGGCACAGCATGAACGAGCTGAAGGCGGCCACCGCGGCCCTGCGCGCGGCGCCCCGGGTGGCCGGCACGGCCTGGACGATGGACTACCGCGCCAACCGGGTGACGGTCGAGGGCGACAGCACGGTCTCCGCCTCCGACTGGGCCCGGATGACCGAGGTCGCCGGCAGGATCGGTGGCTTGGTGCGCATGGAGCGCACCGAGGGCGCCTTCACCACCCGTCTCAACGGGGCGCAGCCCATCCTGTCGACCGACGGGCGCTGCTCGGCGGGTTTCAACGTGACCGACGGGCGGACCGACTTCATCCTCACCGCGGGCCACTGCGGGCCCACAGGTTCCCTCTGGTTCGCCGACGGCCAGGGCGACCGGCAGCTCGGCAGGACGGTCGCCGGGTCCTTCCCGGGCGGCGACTTCTCGCTGGTGCGGTACGACTCCGGCAGCGCGGGCCAGGGCGCCGACGTGGTGGCGATCGGCGGCGGCAACGGCGTACGGATCACGGGGGCGGGCGATCCGGCCGTGGGGCAGCGGGTGTTCCGCAGCGGCAGCACGAGCGGGCTGCGCGACGGCGAGGTGACCGGACTGGACTCGACGGTGAACTACCCCGAGGGCACCGTCACCGGTCTCATCCGGACCACGGTGTGCGCCGAGCCGGGCGACAGCGGCGGTCCGCTGTTCTCCGAGGGGATCGCCCTGGGGGTGACCTCGGGCGGCAGCGGCGACTGCACACGGGGCGGTACGACGTTCTTCCAGCCGGTCACCAAGGCGCTGTCCGCGCTCGACGTGCGGCTGATCGTGTCCGACGCGCGGCAGGACACCGGGCAGAGCGCGGAGCCGTCCGCCCCGGCCACCCACAGCGCCATCGCCCCCGGCACGGCCTCCCCCGGCTCCTCGGCGCCGGTGGCCGGCGGCGCCGACGGGACCACGCCGCTCTCCCGGCTCTCCGACCCCGAAAACGTCGGCCCCGGTCTCCTGATCATGGGGGGCAGTCTGATCGCCCTGGTGGCCACCCGCTGGATCCGCGCGGAACGGGACCGCAAGGCCTACCAGAGGTACTACTCGGCGACGTGGAGCTGA
- a CDS encoding L,D-transpeptidase family protein, translated as MRDIGRRGAVVLGVTGLVAPLTLALGTAPAQAASCTTQAGPYQKQVEKFLGRPVDGRQSAADCKAIRAFQNKHGITPNIGYAGSVTWGVMNLMNKQKAVGKKPNKSGKCPVNKGRIACVDLTLQLSWIQDGSRLVYGPVPVRTGRKGYTTRTGLKKIYWRDIDHVSTVYNVPMPYSQFFDGGQAFHSVGLSMWNPPGSHGCVNMTTKDAKKYWSLLKKGDDVFVYGRKPGT; from the coding sequence ATGAGGGACATCGGCAGGCGGGGAGCGGTCGTACTGGGCGTCACGGGGCTGGTGGCACCACTCACGCTCGCGCTCGGTACGGCACCGGCGCAGGCGGCGAGTTGCACGACGCAGGCGGGACCGTACCAGAAGCAAGTGGAGAAGTTCCTCGGGCGGCCCGTGGACGGACGGCAGTCGGCCGCCGACTGCAAGGCCATCCGGGCCTTCCAGAACAAGCACGGCATCACGCCGAACATCGGCTACGCGGGTTCCGTCACCTGGGGCGTGATGAACCTCATGAACAAGCAGAAGGCCGTCGGCAAGAAGCCCAACAAGAGCGGCAAGTGCCCGGTCAACAAAGGCCGTATCGCCTGCGTCGACCTCACCCTCCAGCTCAGCTGGATCCAGGACGGCAGCCGGCTCGTCTACGGGCCGGTACCGGTGCGCACGGGACGCAAGGGGTACACGACCCGTACCGGCCTGAAGAAGATCTACTGGCGGGACATCGACCACGTCTCGACCGTCTACAACGTGCCCATGCCCTACAGTCAGTTCTTCGACGGCGGTCAGGCCTTCCACTCCGTCGGCCTGAGCATGTGGAACCCGCCGGGTTCGCACGGCTGCGTCAACATGACGACGAAGGACGCCAAGAAATACTGGTCGCTGCTGAAGAAGGGCGACGACGTGTTCGTCTACGGGCGCAAGCCGGGCACCTGA
- a CDS encoding SDR family NAD(P)-dependent oxidoreductase — MTDSGRFDGHGVLITGAGRGIGAATARRLAEEGAGVLVTDLDGDVAEHTAAALRERGLTARAHALDVADRDAVQAAVDLAVQTFGSLDVLVNCAAHCTPDTPLFEDDPEAVWARDLDITLTGAYRCCRAALPHLAAGGRGAIVGIGSVNGVQDFGNHGYSAAKAGLASLTRTLAGHAASRGVRVNLVVPGTVRTSAWEGREAELDRVRGLYPLGRVGEPEDIAAAVAFLASRDAAWITGTTLTVDGGLTAVNTAFRAAVQEEREEGDT, encoded by the coding sequence ATGACGGACAGTGGGCGGTTCGACGGACACGGGGTTCTCATCACCGGTGCGGGCCGGGGCATCGGCGCGGCCACCGCGCGCAGGCTGGCCGAGGAGGGGGCCGGGGTCCTGGTCACCGACCTGGACGGGGACGTGGCGGAGCACACGGCGGCGGCGCTGCGCGAGCGTGGACTCACGGCCCGGGCACACGCGTTGGACGTCGCGGACCGGGACGCGGTCCAGGCGGCCGTGGACCTGGCCGTCCAGACCTTCGGATCCCTCGACGTCCTGGTCAACTGCGCGGCCCACTGCACGCCCGACACCCCGTTGTTCGAGGACGACCCGGAAGCGGTGTGGGCCCGCGACCTCGACATCACCCTGACCGGTGCCTACCGCTGCTGCCGCGCCGCCCTGCCCCACCTGGCGGCGGGCGGCAGGGGAGCGATCGTCGGCATCGGCTCGGTCAACGGCGTCCAGGACTTCGGCAACCACGGCTACAGCGCGGCGAAGGCGGGGCTTGCCTCGCTCACCCGTACCCTCGCCGGACACGCCGCCTCCCGCGGCGTCCGCGTCAACCTGGTGGTGCCGGGCACGGTCCGCACCTCGGCCTGGGAGGGACGGGAGGCCGAACTCGACCGGGTCCGCGGCCTGTACCCGCTGGGCCGGGTCGGCGAACCGGAGGACATCGCCGCAGCGGTGGCCTTCCTCGCCTCCCGCGACGCGGCCTGGATCACCGGCACCACCCTGACCGTCGACGGCGGCCTCACCGCGGTCAACACCGCTTTCCGCGCGGCCGTTCAGGAGGAGCGGGAGGAGGGGGACACCTGA
- a CDS encoding SDR family oxidoreductase, translating to MPGPLEGKVALVAGATRGAGRGIAVELGAAGATVYVTGRTTRARRSEYDRPETIEDTADLVTEAGGHGIAVPADHLEPGQVRALVDRIAREQDRLDVLVNDIWGAEHLFAWDTPVWEHDLDKGLRLLRLAVETHAITSHHALPLLLRHPGGLVVEMTDGTAEYNRDTYRVNFFYDLAKASVLRMAFALGHELGPRGATAVALTPGWLRSELMLDHFGVREDNWREALDRVPHFAISETPRYVGRAVAALAADPDVARWNGRSLSSGGLAQDYGFTDLDGSRPDAWRYLVEVQDAGGPADPTGYR from the coding sequence ATGCCGGGCCCACTGGAAGGCAAGGTCGCGCTGGTCGCGGGGGCGACGCGGGGAGCGGGACGGGGAATCGCGGTGGAGCTCGGCGCGGCCGGCGCCACCGTCTACGTCACCGGACGCACCACCCGCGCCCGCCGCTCCGAGTACGACCGCCCCGAGACCATCGAGGACACCGCCGACCTGGTCACCGAGGCCGGCGGCCACGGCATCGCCGTACCGGCCGACCATCTGGAGCCCGGCCAGGTCCGCGCCCTCGTGGACCGTATCGCGCGCGAGCAGGACCGTCTCGACGTCCTCGTCAACGACATCTGGGGCGCGGAGCACCTCTTCGCGTGGGACACGCCGGTGTGGGAGCACGACCTCGACAAGGGGCTGCGGCTGCTCCGGCTCGCGGTGGAGACACACGCGATCACCAGCCATCACGCCCTGCCGCTGCTGCTGCGTCACCCCGGCGGTCTGGTGGTGGAGATGACCGACGGCACCGCCGAGTACAACCGGGACACCTACCGCGTCAACTTCTTCTACGACCTCGCCAAGGCGTCCGTCCTGCGCATGGCCTTCGCACTCGGCCACGAACTCGGCCCGCGCGGCGCCACGGCGGTGGCCCTCACCCCGGGCTGGCTGCGCTCGGAGCTGATGCTCGACCACTTCGGGGTCCGGGAGGACAACTGGCGCGAAGCCCTGGACCGCGTTCCGCACTTCGCCATCTCCGAGACCCCGCGCTATGTGGGCCGTGCCGTGGCCGCCCTGGCCGCGGACCCGGACGTGGCCCGCTGGAACGGCCGTTCCCTCTCCAGCGGCGGGCTCGCCCAGGACTACGGCTTCACCGACCTGGACGGCAGCCGCCCCGACGCCTGGCGGTACCTCGTCGAGGTCCAGGACGCGGGCGGGCCCGCCGACCCGACCGGCTACCGCTGA
- a CDS encoding MBL fold metallo-hydrolase has product MAARIERLVTSGQFTLDGGTWDVDNNVWIVGDDHEAVVIDAAHDAEAIAAAVGDRRLTAIVCTHAHNDHVNAAPALADLTGATIWLHGDDLPLWKMTHPNRDPDEHLVDGQVIEAAGADLKVLHTPGHAPGAICLYDPGLGVVFTGDTLFQGGPGATGRSYSHFPTIIDSIRDRLLTLPPETKVLTGHGDPTTIGAEAPHLEEWIARGH; this is encoded by the coding sequence ATGGCCGCCCGTATCGAACGCCTCGTCACCTCCGGGCAGTTCACGCTCGACGGCGGCACCTGGGACGTCGACAACAACGTGTGGATCGTCGGCGACGACCATGAGGCCGTCGTCATCGACGCCGCCCACGACGCCGAGGCCATCGCCGCGGCGGTCGGCGACCGCCGGCTGACCGCCATCGTGTGCACCCACGCCCACAACGACCACGTCAACGCCGCCCCGGCGCTCGCCGACCTCACCGGCGCGACCATCTGGCTGCACGGTGACGACCTGCCGCTGTGGAAGATGACCCACCCGAACCGGGACCCCGACGAGCACCTGGTCGACGGCCAGGTCATCGAGGCGGCCGGTGCCGACCTGAAGGTCCTGCACACGCCCGGCCACGCCCCGGGCGCGATCTGCCTGTACGACCCCGGACTCGGCGTGGTCTTCACCGGCGACACGCTCTTCCAGGGCGGTCCCGGGGCCACCGGCCGTTCCTACTCCCACTTCCCGACGATCATCGACTCGATCCGCGACCGTCTGCTGACGCTGCCGCCCGAGACGAAGGTCCTCACCGGCCACGGCGACCCGACCACCATCGGTGCCGAGGCCCCGCACCTGGAGGAGTGGATCGCCCGCGGGCACTGA
- a CDS encoding S-(hydroxymethyl)mycothiol dehydrogenase — MAQEVRGVIAPGKNEPVRVETIVVPDPGPGEAVVRIQACGVCHTDLHYKQGGINDEFPFLLGHEAAGVVESVGDDVTDVAPGDFVILNWRAVCGKCRACLRGRPWYCFDTHNARQRMTLTDGTELSPALGIGAFAEKTLVAAGQCTKVDPSVSPAVAGLLGCGVMAGIGAAINTGNVGRGDSVAVIGCGGVGDAAIAGAYLAGAAKVIAVDIDDRKLETARTMGATHTVNSKENDPVEAIRELTGGFGADVVIEAVGRPETYQQAFYARDLAGTVVLVGVPTPEMKLELPLLDVFGRGGALKSSWYGDCLPSRDFPMLIDLHLQGRLPLDKFVTETIQLDEVEKAFERMHHGDVLRSVVVL; from the coding sequence ATGGCGCAGGAAGTGCGCGGCGTGATCGCACCCGGCAAGAACGAACCGGTGCGGGTCGAGACGATCGTCGTGCCGGACCCGGGGCCGGGAGAGGCCGTCGTGCGGATCCAGGCCTGCGGCGTCTGCCACACCGACCTGCACTACAAGCAGGGCGGAATCAACGACGAGTTCCCGTTCCTGCTCGGCCACGAGGCCGCGGGCGTCGTGGAGTCGGTCGGCGACGACGTCACCGACGTCGCGCCCGGGGACTTCGTCATCCTCAACTGGCGGGCCGTGTGCGGCAAGTGCCGTGCCTGTCTGCGCGGGCGGCCCTGGTACTGCTTCGACACCCACAACGCGCGGCAGCGGATGACCCTGACCGACGGCACCGAACTCTCCCCGGCGCTCGGGATCGGCGCGTTCGCCGAGAAGACCCTGGTGGCGGCCGGTCAGTGCACCAAGGTCGACCCGTCGGTCTCCCCGGCGGTGGCCGGGCTGCTGGGCTGCGGCGTGATGGCCGGCATTGGCGCGGCGATCAACACCGGCAACGTCGGCCGCGGCGACTCGGTCGCCGTCATCGGCTGCGGCGGTGTCGGCGACGCGGCGATCGCCGGTGCGTACCTGGCGGGCGCGGCGAAGGTCATCGCCGTCGACATCGACGACCGCAAGCTGGAGACCGCCCGCACCATGGGCGCCACGCACACGGTCAACTCCAAGGAGAACGACCCGGTCGAGGCCATCCGCGAGCTGACCGGTGGCTTCGGCGCCGACGTCGTCATCGAGGCGGTCGGCCGCCCCGAGACGTACCAACAGGCCTTCTACGCCCGTGACCTGGCCGGCACGGTTGTCCTGGTCGGCGTGCCGACCCCGGAGATGAAGCTGGAACTGCCGCTGCTGGACGTCTTCGGACGCGGCGGGGCGCTGAAGTCGAGCTGGTACGGCGACTGCCTGCCCTCCCGGGACTTCCCGATGCTCATCGACCTGCATCTGCAAGGACGCCTGCCGCTGGACAAGTTCGTCACCGAAACCATCCAACTGGACGAGGTGGAGAAGGCGTTCGAGCGGATGCACCACGGCGACGTGCTGCGCTCGGTGGTGGTGCTCTGA
- a CDS encoding nuclear transport factor 2 family protein — MSTSASPAFDTDTLRRGIEGDTADTLLSLYADDAEIRIVDRDTQPSNPKVLHGRDEIGTMLQDIYGRDMTHRLEQCVVQGDHAAYVESCQYADGGRVLAESMVSLRDGRIAEQTLIQAWDE, encoded by the coding sequence ATGTCCACCTCGGCAAGCCCCGCCTTCGACACCGACACGCTGCGCCGCGGCATCGAAGGAGACACGGCGGACACGCTGCTGTCGCTCTACGCGGACGACGCGGAGATCCGCATCGTGGACCGCGACACCCAGCCCAGCAACCCCAAGGTCCTGCACGGCCGGGACGAGATCGGCACCATGCTCCAGGACATCTACGGCCGCGACATGACGCACCGGCTGGAGCAGTGCGTCGTGCAGGGCGACCATGCGGCGTACGTGGAGTCCTGCCAGTACGCGGACGGCGGCCGTGTCCTCGCGGAGTCCATGGTCTCGCTGCGCGACGGCAGGATCGCCGAGCAGACACTGATCCAGGCATGGGACGAATAG
- a CDS encoding bifunctional 5,10-methylenetetrahydrofolate dehydrogenase/5,10-methenyltetrahydrofolate cyclohydrolase yields MSQARPMDGTALARRVVEETARKAAALTERTGTTPCLATVLVGEDPASVTYVRMKQNRCRKAGIDSRRVALPAATTTEELVDTLRSLSKDPAVHGILLQHPVGEHIDERAAFEAIAPEKDVDGVTCASFAAMSFGLPGFVSCTPGGILRLLDAYDVELRGRRAVVVGRSAILGKPVGMLLLARDATVTYCHSRTADLPAAVREADVVVAAVGRPRLIRGEDVKPGAVVIDAGYNPGNVGDVDFDSAVQRASLITPVPGGVGPMTIATLLEQTVTAAARQLGV; encoded by the coding sequence ATGTCCCAGGCCCGTCCGATGGACGGCACCGCGCTCGCCCGCCGTGTCGTCGAGGAGACCGCGCGGAAGGCCGCCGCACTCACCGAGCGCACCGGTACGACGCCCTGTCTGGCGACCGTGCTGGTCGGTGAGGACCCCGCCTCCGTCACCTACGTACGGATGAAGCAGAACCGCTGCCGCAAGGCCGGTATCGACTCCCGCCGTGTGGCACTGCCGGCCGCGACCACCACCGAGGAACTGGTCGACACGCTGCGGTCGCTGTCCAAGGATCCCGCCGTGCACGGCATCCTGCTCCAGCACCCCGTCGGCGAGCACATCGACGAGCGGGCCGCGTTCGAGGCGATCGCGCCCGAGAAGGACGTCGACGGGGTCACCTGCGCCTCGTTCGCGGCGATGAGCTTCGGCCTGCCGGGGTTCGTGTCCTGCACGCCCGGCGGCATCCTGCGGCTGCTGGACGCGTACGACGTCGAGCTGCGCGGCCGGCGAGCCGTCGTGGTGGGCCGCAGCGCGATCCTCGGCAAGCCCGTGGGGATGCTGCTGCTCGCGCGGGACGCGACGGTGACCTACTGCCACTCGCGGACCGCGGACCTGCCGGCCGCCGTGCGTGAGGCGGACGTCGTGGTCGCCGCGGTGGGCCGGCCCCGGCTCATCCGCGGCGAGGACGTCAAGCCCGGCGCCGTGGTGATCGACGCGGGCTACAACCCGGGCAACGTCGGCGACGTCGACTTCGACTCCGCCGTGCAGCGGGCCTCGCTGATCACTCCGGTGCCCGGTGGGGTGGGCCCGATGACGATCGCCACGCTGCTGGAGCAGACCGTGACGGCCGCCGCCCGGCAGCTCGGGGTGTGA